The following is a genomic window from Pseudochaenichthys georgianus chromosome 9, fPseGeo1.2, whole genome shotgun sequence.
TATACGTtgagttttattttgaaaggcttGACCGGAAATAACGCTGCGTGTTCCTCTGGGCGCTTGAGGCTGGGTGGCTTCCCCTGGTGGAGCTTCAGTATTTACAACAACATTTGTCTGAAGCCTTCGCGACGCTGCTGTCcatcacagacagacagacagacagggagtCAACCCGTCGGTGAGACAGCTTTTGTATTCTTCCTCTGCTACACGATGGCTGTCGCGTCCAGTTCGGACTTCTTTTCTTCCTTTTGGAGACATATTTCCCACAATGTTGGCGAGTGAAATCCGTCTACCTTGTGTACTGCAGTGGTGCGCAGCTTCGCCTGGAGAAACACCTGTACGCCTCTTCTCTCCACTGGCCCCACAGCCATGAATGTTGAATAGGTATGGATACATGAAACCTGTGCACGaatcaaagaaaaaaaaaacatctctaGAGTCTAGACAATGTGGTTAGGTTACTGTGTTGAGCTTGTTTTCCATAGCGTATTGATCGATAGAGCCCATCAATGTGTTGGTCATCACTTTGTGTGGCATCTTGGCCCTGGTGGTGAGATTGCATGGATACAGTGGATAAACTAGGCagggtgtgggtgggtgtgtgtgtgtgtgtgtgtgtgtgtgtgtgtgtgtgtgtgtgtgtgtgttttagatgATTTCATGGTTGGGTTGGATTGTCAGTCTACCCTAAAAGCATCGGGGGATGTGGGGGCGTCTTGGTGCTGTCTGACAGGATGTAGGGGAGGATCTATTGGAGCAGGATTACCCGACCATTTTTGGAGAGAGAGCATCGTGGAGTTCTGATCACAGTTGACGCATTGCACTCCTCGCGTTTGGCTGCTGgtccattattattatataatcatGTAATTCAgtcctaaaaaaaaaagaattaaagCCACATAGGTTTAAACAGAGCCCCCTCCCTTTTTACCTCCGATGATCCATTTATACTGCTCCTGCTGAGCAACCTATGAATGCCAATTATACTGTACATGTGGGTGGGTTTTAAGTTTACATAATTCACTGTGTAGTGTGGGCTTCTGTATGCGTGGTGCACACAAATGTTAAATGGAGATTTCTGTGTTAAATGCAGCAATGTGCCAATGACTCATGGTTTTTATACAGGAGTGTGTGAATTCCAAATTGTgcccaaagtgtgtgtgtgtgtgtgtttgtgtgaacgGGGTGCAGTCATTTGGAAGTCCACAGTGTGTGGGTGAGTTTCAGCAGGTGTGCTGCATACAGGATGCCCAAATTCTGAGGAGGAAGACACAAAGCAAATTGTTACGATCCCTCATTCTGCATGCCAACTCATTAACAGTTAATAGGATACATCATATAAATTGCAGCGTCTCCCCAATGCCACTTACAatatcctcctctctctctctcatcatcCCTCTGTCTCTGCCTCTGTCTTTTTGTTTTTCAGGCAACAGATTACCCCTAAGGCGCGGCGTCTGTCTGCATTTATCTAAGAGAAAGAAGCAGAGAGGGAGCAGCACAAATACCGCACAGCCAGACATCATGCAAGGTGAATCCTTCCCTCGCTCTAGAGTGCTGAAATGTTAGGACTGAAGAGCAAGAGTGTCAGATCGAATCAGCTGACTGTTTACCGTAGGGGGGGTAATAAGAGCTGCTTGACACTATACTCACTAACGCCCTGTGTGTGGTTTAATGCccctttcaatcacaatcaagaAAAGACGTGTTAACTGATCTTGCATCAGCACTTTTTCCAGCCAACGTCAGATTCAGCAATCCGAGCCGAGATGGAGTGGTCACTGGAGAACGTGAGAGAGATGGTGGCTGGAGGCATGCAGTCCATAAGGGAGTGTGAGATCTGTGCTTTTGCCATAGCCATGTGTGTGCTGCTGCTGTTTATGTGGTACTGTTACAGGGTGGGCCGCGAGCACGGCTCCAGCCCCCTGCGTGGGAGGTATCTGTCTGGGCCCAGTCGGATCGGAGGAGTGGTGGGGGGCTTCATGAGTTCAGACTGCCGAAACAGGGGCAAAGGGAAGCAGGGGTCGATGCTGGAGGAGCAGAACGGCTTCGCTTTCTGCCAGTCGTCAGACTGCTTCCGATGCACCAGCGCTGGAGAGAGTCTGAACCAGAAGCTCTATCACAGCCTGCAGGACTACGCCAAACGCTACACCTGGTCAGGAATGGGCAGGGTGCACAAAGGAGTCCGTGATCAAGGCCGATACCTAAACAGCCGACCCACCATCCAGCGGCCAGAGGTGTTCTTCCTCCCAGACCTCCCCTCAGCCCCGTTCTTTTCCAGAGAAGTGCAGAGACATGACGTGGAGCTGCTGGAGCAGAGCTTCCCCGCCCTCATGGCCGAGTTTGAGAGCATCTACCACCAGCCCCCGGCCCGCAGCGGCTCCTCCCTGCCACCAGGGTGGAAATCCAACAACACCCCACGTGGGCAGTGGTGGACCTACTACCTGGTCAACCAAGGCACCCCTCTGGTTCTCAACGTGAGGAGGTGTCCGCGGGCCTGGAGGGTGCTGGGCCAGCTGCGCACCTTCATCGCCAACAACGTGTTCGGAAACGCCTGCTTCTCCGTGCTGACTCCTGGAGCGCTGATCACCGAGCATTACGGTCCAACAAACGTCCGACTGCGCTGCCACCTGGGTGAGAAAGAGAGCGGTTTACTCGTTCAACCATGTGCTGTGAGGGGGTCTTTAACTACAGAGGAGGGGTGACCCAGCTGTTACTGTTAAGGCTGAACATGTGGATCCTCTTGGGTCATAATGGCTGAAATGTAGTGGCTAATGTGATTGTTTTTATAATTTCGATTGCACCTGAGATTTGATTCTATTTACAAATGCACCCTGTGAGATGGCTATGAATATTGATGCTTATTCTTAAAGAAAGAGACTTAGTATGATGATTTAAAACCGTAATAATACGGGACGCTCTTAGCAAAGAACATTTTTCCTGGGATAAGTCACCTGGGAGATACCAAATTAGGTGTTGAAGGAACAGTTCTCAAATTGTTTAAATTCAATTTTTGCATTTAAAGTTAATGCTATACTGTTATCTTAACCTTCAACAGTTATTTAATTTTTGCTTGTCCGACAACAGAACCACAATTTAAATGAAAGTTTTCTACCCCAATCAGATTTTCCTCGAGCACATCAATAAAGCTAAACTACTAGCCTCTTCAGATCTAGATTTCAGGTATAACTAGATTGAGACTTACATTGCTCTTATATTGTAATGTTTGAAAATATCAAAACATGAATGTGTGTAAATTAATAATAGGAATTTTTCATATTCATTCCAATTATGAATTATCTGCCTGCAAAATACAAATGggtgttacattttatttatatgattGTAAAAAAAGTCTTAAATCTAACTAATTGAAACATTGAGAAACTCAGTTTGCTGTTGCATAATGACACATGGATTGACCTTTATTTCCCTCCTCTGGCAGGTCTCAGAGTGCCCCCCTCCTGCGAGCTGGTGGTTGGTGGAGAGCCGCAGTGCTGGTCTGAGGGCAGCTGTCTGCTATTCGATGACTCCTTCCTCCACAGGGCCTTCCACGAGGGTAAGAAGGGATTTTAACATAATATTTTATTGGATCCTGTCcatttttatttccttcttcatAAAGGATTGCCCTAAAAACGGTATTACCAGCAAAGTGAATTGAGAGCCTTTTTAATATGAGTTTCACGGGGTTTTATATCAAAGATCATCACAAAATTATTGTTTTTCCTGTGTGTGCAGGCGGTGCAGAGGACGGCCCCCGGGTGGTCTTCATGGTGGACCTCTGGCACCCTAATGTGGCCGCTGCTGAGAGACAAGCCTTGGACTACATTTTTACTCCAGGTCGCTTAGAGGACAAAGAAGGGAAATAGGTGTGAGTGAGAAACCGTGTCTGACCGAGAGACAGATGGCGTTTTAGGGAGGTGTCTGTAGGATTGGGGAGCATCTCTTTTTCTGCCTCCAGACCAGCTCTCACATCCACTGTGTACATATTCTCCGTCTCCTATCTCATAACTCTCTTAGCAGAAGACCAAACATTGGGCCTCTTTTAtcattcatgtttttgcctgtaTAATATAAGGCAGTCACAATTGAAAGTAGCTTTTTTGCTAAACTTAGCAGGAGCACGATTGTTCATGGAGCCATCTAAATAACATGGCAGGGACCTTTTGAATCTTTGAATGTTAATGCATTTGCAAATAGATGAATGCTGTGACTGAACAGTTAATAAAATCTGTTCTGGACCCACTTTACCCATATAGGATTATTTTTAAATCTCAAATTAGTTTAATTTCTGCTTGAAACTGTTCAACAGTAACGAGCAAAGTACATCACAGATTTGATAAATGGCTTAAAGCAAGCCAAACAATAACCGTCACCATCTTACACTTCTGCTTTACAGTATGTATGGAGCCATAAGGCCACATGTTCTGAAGTAATTGAGTTAGCATTTATGGGTCCGGAGTTATCCCAACTTGTTGGTGGTATTACTTTGCACTTAACATTGATTGCTTTACACTTACTGTTACACCTATATCTTTGCAAGGGCTAAACATTTGATCGTTAGACTTTTTATATTACTCAACACATCCGGTCACACTTAAGATGCATTGTTTTTTTCACACAAAAACGGTTGTCAGTGAGGTTACACATTTTTCATTACTGTTACATACTTTTTAACTGTTTTCATGATGAGAGGGTAATTCTCTTCGTGGTAAAATAGTGACATTTTCAGTGATAGTAGTGCCTATGTACATCAACTAAAGTAAGTGAAGCTAAAGCAAAGCCATCATTGCTACAATGCTGGATGACTTAAAGCCTCCTGTTCAAACTATTGTCATAAACACGTTAAGCCATATAACAGGGAGGTGTAGCTTTCCTAAAACTGATTAATGGTAAAATAAGCAAATGCAGTGTCATTCTGTAAATGTCCGTTTAATCACTTACAGGATGCACAATTGGGGCTCTAAATCAAATGTGTATGCTTAAACGAAAGAAATGCAGAACCTGCTATTTCATTCAGATTTGGTTACCTAAAGAAAGTTATAATTTTTGTAATCATCTATTCTATTCATATGTGCTTTGATAGATATTTGATAACTGAGGTCCAATGTTGATGTCATGAATGTTTACAGACGCAGCTAATGTCTTTGTCCTGACTTCTGCCGATGTGGTAGTTTatggtttattgtgctcccctTTGAAAAAATCAATCCTGCTTACAAAAGAGTCGGTTAGAAAAGCACATTTTTAGGTCAAATTGTGTGAGTCGGCCTGTGCTGGATAAGAAGCGTTTTTGGTAAATTTACTAAACTCTTGTAATTTGGTTGTATTTGATATCAGGTTTGTATTTCTGTAAATAGGGTTgaggtaaaaaaaaacaaaaaaccgaGCGGTCTGAGATGATTTGAGATGATTGTCTTCAATGCTATAACTATTGTGTTGTCTTTATTTACAGCTACAGCGAATGCATTTCATTCTCCGTTCTCAAAAAGCCAGCCATGAGTCATTTTGATTACATTTGTAGATTCTGTAAAATGTTTATGAAGTACTATCTCTGTTGTTCTGtgaagtattttttttaaaaccacTTCTGTACATTTGCAGGAGTTTTGCGCCATAATTAAAGCCACAATCCTTAATTCTTCAACAGCACTTCATGAATATATGTGCACTAAAGGTAGAGAAAATTAATTTTCAGCTTTACAGGTCCATAGCAATTCAAGATACCCATCtattaaaatgtaatgtttacaAAAAGATTTACACGCTGTTTACACGATGCCGACACTCACATTGAGCTGTCCATAATTAGGTTTAAAATCAACAGTGCTGTTTATCCTAAGAGTATGAAAAAGGTCATTCCCAAAGCATTTGCTTTACATATATAGTGTATGATGGGGCAGccattttgtttacattagaaTTAAGGATTTGTCCTCAACACGTTCTTGTGTGGATTTTGAACAGTATTTCTGTACATTTAATAAATGGTTGAGTCTCTTATTTAATCAGCTGTTGTCACATGTGTCACTTTTACACAGACTTCTTTTGATCAGAGAAGTCACATGGCTTGAACTCGAGACacatttgatgacttgagaccCTACTTGACTAAACCGAAAAAGACTTGAAACTCGACCAGTGCCATCAATGACTGGTAACTTCACTTGGAAGTGAGCCTTTTGACTTAAAGTACTTAAAACCTTCACCTCACTCAAACCCAAAAACTCAATTGTTTGTACTATATGTATGCTACGAGTCGATTAACTTACTTTCATTTCCTAAATCTCCCTTCTCCTCCCCAGCAAGTCGACACTTCATTCCTTAGATCCACATTGACATCATCCAATCGAGGTGCAGTAGAGAAAAACTAACGCTACGTTACTGAGCTCCAATTGGAAAAAGTGTATACCAAAATTATTTCTTTTGAGTACAAAAACGACATGCTGGTAACCAAAAAAACCATTACGAATTAATTTAAACTTCCTCAAGTATAGGACTCAGGACTGGACTTAGCTCCTATTGGTGTTGACATAAGAGTTAAAAGTCTTGATTAGTGACTTGACCTAAGAAGTAATTGCAAAAACTTGAGCCTTTCTTGGGACTTGCAGAACAATGACTCGGTCCCACCTCTGCATGTTCTGCTGAATCGACCATTTCATTAATTAAAATAACTGCTGCAACACTAAATAGGAAATACTGATTACAACACACTGCAGGACCAATGTTGGAGATTATTGCCTTCTACAGAATTGGCACTCTGGTAGTGATAAGACACGTAATGGAAAAACCATGGGACAAATAGATCGTTAAGGCCTTATTTCACTCAGATGCCGTTTTAAATAGGTGGCATAGGGAGGCGTAGGAATGCAATGATGTTGTCGCTGCTCTGATTCCACAGCAATTATTTCTTGTCAGACTCCCTCTGGAGAATTTGAAGCCAGAAGCATTCAAATGCTGTGGCAATATTACATGATGTGAAGGAGAGACACCACAACATGGGAAAACATTTTAACAAATGGATATCACCATAAAAAACTCTCCAGTGGACTACAACTTTTTctgaaaaaatatttttaaatatacataTGACACATTATGTTTTTGAGTAACTAAATACATTCACATGTAAGAGTCAAAGGTTACCTATTAGGCAAATCACTCAGATAGTATGAACATAATTttgcacatgcatacatgttGCAAGACAGAACAGGGTAatgaaaaaacaataaaaagatGTACGGTTCAGTTTTTTAAAAGTTGACATGCAAATTAGGCAATATCTAATGCTAACTGTCCTGTGCAGACACAAATAgacacagtgcaacaaaacaaactaatttgatATTTTCTTTTCACTAGTCTGAAAGAACACATCTTAAGGCAGCAAAATAACCCAACCTCtccaaatgatttgtttgttcTAGTGTCTCTCTTTACATAAATATAGTGCCTTCATCACTCATACATTTTGGTTTCACGGGTTCATAAAGAATACATGGTTTATTAGGCCTTACACCTGTTTGTACTGAAAAGGATGCTGAATACAAGTCTGCATCCCTCACTGGGAAAATCTTTGCCTCTGCTGATCTCATTTGAGTTTAAAGATGTTCAAGTGTTGCACCATCTGTAGGCCTGTAACGTCGGTGGATAGAGGCACATGCTGATGTGAGGTTGATGCCAATAATAGAAAGCCCTTACTGCTCGTATATATAAAGTGCATGTTTTATGggaacataattgtttttgtttcagTGTCACAGCTCTTTAATTATTAAAGAAGGTAATAGTAGTTATTGTTACAAATGCTCAGGATAttaaacacagcagcagtgtGAAGCTCGTTTGAGAGAGAGTAGGACTGTAGCATTGTGCGAGGGGATAACAATATGAAGCGCATACAAGTATAGTATGCTCAAGGGTTATCCTTTGAGCAGTATGCTCTGACACTACTACATTTTCTCATAAACTTCTGTGTAATCTGATTTATTTTTGCAACCGGAGGCGTCGCCCCCTCCTGGCCATAAGAAAGCATAAAGCTTTAAGGCACAGGCCAGGTTGCCACTTGACTTTTTCACAATCTTGAGGCCCTGTCATACAGGATTCCCTGTTTCAACAATAGTATGCCCAAATAATGCATAACTTTGAACGCATTTGTGTTAAAGCAAAGGATCACAGACTAACTTACATGCATGAGTCATTTCAGTGTATAACTAATTGGTATGTAGGGGGTATGGGGAACCATGCCTCATTTTTGCATGAGGCCCCAGAGCAGGTTAATCTGCCTCTCGATAGACACGATACGGTTTAAATTAAATGTTGTCCACTGGGAGAGCAAAGCCAACAAAACACACTTTATGTTTAAAAGCTTCACTCACATTGTGCTGCATATCCTTAGCAATATATCATGAATGGCTACATATGAATTCATTATAAGTGGGAATTGTAGTATTTCTAAGGATGTTGTCTCCACACCCAGAATTATATATCTTATATTTTGCATAATGTGAACCACCCCTATTGCAACAATAGCCTACGTGTGCTTTGGAATGTATATCTGGTTGGTCTGCCTTTGTCATGGGAAAGTTAGCTCACCTCTGATAGGTGTATATCTCACTATACATCCACACCCACGTCATTGCCAGGATGCCAGGGACCAGCATTCACATCAATGAAAGGGTGACGCGCTGCAGCGACGTGTGTGCCCCTCTGTGTGCGCGCGCTGCCGCACAGCAATCAGGTGGTGAGATGTATCCTAACTTCACGCGGGCAGGCTCTGGCTGCTGTGCTATTATGGGTCGACAATGGAGAGGAATCGGTGCATGATATCGACGATCAACCCACAGAGACAGACTAGAGCAGATCTGCAGCAATGAGCGCCTCCTTTCCAAAATCGGAATCCACCACCTCCTTACTGAAGTCCTCCTCTGCGGCGAGGAAACCGACACACCTCCCTGAACGCGCGACAGAGAGCCGGAGAGGTCACCATCAGCAGCATCAGCACCAGCATCACCACCGTCCCGCCGCGctccacagcagcagcagcagcagcagcaaagcCGAGGAGTCTTTCCTGTCGGCCGAGTGCGAAATCAGTGCCCGGAGACCCCTGTGCCACCCCTCCCTCATCGGCAGCCCGGACagtggtaacgatgcagccactCGGGGAAAGTGTAAGTCCCACAGCCACCACAGCCAACTTCCCGACTCTCCGGAGCAAAACGGTGTGAAGGAGCACTGCAGGTCATCCAAGCCCACACACCGGCACCACCACCGCAGGAAGCAGCACCGGGACGACCTTCCACCGGCTGCAGCCGCACCGCCTGAAGCTGAGCATCCCCGACGCTCTCACACGCACATACGCACGCTCCCCAGGGTGCCCTCTCTGTCGGACAGCAACGATGACCGGGCTCCCCTCTGTGAGCCGAGGGACCATAAAGGGGTCAGCGTGGCTATTAGCGGGGCTCAGGTCAGCAGTCGGTCCCCGTCTTCCTGCTCCCTGGTGGCGCTCTCCAGCAGGTCCTCCCGCCACTCCCGGAGATCAAGTGCTGCTTCTTCTGCATCCGATATAAATGTACGCACTATCCTCAATTCACTGTTTGGACAGGTAAGACCATCAAATGTATGCAAATGACTGGATCAGTATTTATAGCTTTTTTGTATGAATTCTATTAACTCTATTATCGCAAATGTCTTTTGTACGTTTGTGAAGTGCAAGGATGCATTGAGGCCCAAAAAGACTCTGTCACATCCTAAACCAAAAACCCAATGTATGGTTAACTTAGTTAATTCACCACCATTTGAATGAATTAACAAATATGTCTCAGGCATATCTAAAAATAAAACGCATTAAAGTCTTGCCGTGCAGAAATAGTGCTTTGTTACAAGCATTTCTAGAAAAGTGCACAGAAATAAAGTGGTGTGGCCTCAGGCTACACTGACGTCCTGTTTACAATCAGTATACGTTAATGTGCTCTGTGATGCAGTCTGCAAACACTGTCATTACCGGACAGACTGGGCAAGGAAAAGCTTCTTCTACACATCCATTTCTTATGTAACTGGTAAATACAGCACCACCTACTGTACAGATCCTCTCAATCAGACAGAAAATGTGTTGTTTATTTGGACTTCTTTCCCAGTCACTTGCTTAGAAGTGACTGGGAAAGAAGTCAGAGCTTAGTTCTTGCCATGTCGAGGGTGTTTGTATTTTAATCTGATCTCAAATCAGGAAGTGATTTAAATTAGGACGCACTCAGCCATGAAATTGACTCAGCATGGCAACACAGAGATCATCCTTTGTGGCTTCGAGAGAAACACCTTCTAGTACTTATAAAAAACGATTCTACAAATAACCTGTGAGTCAGTCCGCGGGCAGCTCTGTGAAAACATTAGCGTGACCTCAAAAAGGTTATTTGATGAGACGATGAGCTAGATGGAGTTCAATAACAGGCATGGTGGTTGGAGAGATGCATGCACTATCTTTGGCATGTTGTATGAAACGATGCAATTAAAAGTAaagtgttttctttctttttttcgaCAAGCCTTAATGGAAATGAACAGATTGTCAGCAGGGATGAGAATTGTCTGAGGCCATTCATGAAGAGAAACACCCTCACTAGTGTTCTGTGTAGAGAAAATGATAACCACATTCTCTGTGTTCTGATTTGCTGTAAATATATACATGTAGCTGTACATTACAGATGGACTCTTCACACATTCGCAGTCTTAATGTGTTTTTCTTTGGTTCCACGTTGCTGCTTTAGGTCAAGGTGAACTTAGCTATGCCTGCAGAGGTCAGAGGATGATGTGTGGGGGTGTAAGAGAAGAAAGACAAAAGCGCATGCAGAAATAGTGCAACATATGAATTGAAATGCAACCTCAAGGCTGCAAACTGGCGTATTATAGTCAATTACTTGAAAGTGCAGGTGAAGAGCCTGGAAACACGTCCTTACAGGGTCTTCTTGTAAACCTGCATGGTACTGATttttacagaaaaaacaaacatctcTCAATTTGTTAGTGCGACCATGAAACAAATGTCACTTGCTTGTAATACTATATTCTCCTGCAGGAAAGCAGACACCCTTTACCCCATTTCTCTTGTTTATTCTCATGTCAAGTGCCTGTGAATCCGTGCTGAATTGTCTGTGTTTGGTCGGTGTGACAGCTGGGTGAAATATCTTAAAGACAGTGGATCACCTTCTTTTCCTTTAATAGGCATAATTCTGTTTCCCTTCTTGGCCCCACTTCCCTCTCATTTAGTTTCTCACCCACACTCTTacttctctctcgctctctcactGTATCATTGGCTGCTCTTACTATTGCTAAAGTCACTCTCTCCACATAGTACAGTGCAGTTCACAGTTTTTTCAACGAGCTGTAAGTTAGCACCCAAGTCTTCATGGGTCTTGCGCTTGTTTGCACTTCTTCCAAAATCCAAACGGCAAACTTAACGGAGAAAAGGTCCTCATGGTCCTTTTTAGCGCCTCTTTTCTCCTCTGGAATGGGAAACTGCTTAGACTGGCCTCTGAGAACGGTAAGATTGATTTTGTGTAGTGTGATGCCCTTTAACAATTTGACTttctcaatttgtttggttgctTTAGAAATTGAAACTTGTGAAGTAAACTGGACAGTAGTGCAGTGTTTTTACTATTTCTTCACAGCTGTTGCATTTGCTCTTTCTGCTCAAAAGTCAGATATCATTTTGCAAAAACCCTGGAAGATATTTGTAcgtttgtgtttttaaatgatATCCTTATAGAGTGTGATATCTTGACAAAAACAAGCATGTGTCCTGATTATAGCAGACTTAGTTTAAGAGTTAGACGTTTATAATATCCTCACTGTTTAATGTTGGTGtttgaaataaaatgtaattatgaacCGAAAGTTAATCTGCACTGGTGGTATAGTAGTTGGCTTTAGAGTGCATTGTGATAAAACAAGATAGATTAGTGGCTTTAGACTTTGGCAGAACTTTGATGTGCAACACGAACTATTTTACAAAAAACAAGTACTGTATATCCCACGGGACAAAATGTGTCCTGATGTCTTCAAAGCATAATAagttatgtgattacaacatcTGCAGCCTGTTCCCTGGGGCTTTAGCTTGTCT
Proteins encoded in this region:
- the asphd2 gene encoding aspartate beta-hydroxylase domain-containing protein 2, whose product is MEWSLENVREMVAGGMQSIRECEICAFAIAMCVLLLFMWYCYRVGREHGSSPLRGRYLSGPSRIGGVVGGFMSSDCRNRGKGKQGSMLEEQNGFAFCQSSDCFRCTSAGESLNQKLYHSLQDYAKRYTWSGMGRVHKGVRDQGRYLNSRPTIQRPEVFFLPDLPSAPFFSREVQRHDVELLEQSFPALMAEFESIYHQPPARSGSSLPPGWKSNNTPRGQWWTYYLVNQGTPLVLNVRRCPRAWRVLGQLRTFIANNVFGNACFSVLTPGALITEHYGPTNVRLRCHLGLRVPPSCELVVGGEPQCWSEGSCLLFDDSFLHRAFHEGGAEDGPRVVFMVDLWHPNVAAAERQALDYIFTPGRLEDKEGK
- the cabp1a gene encoding calcium-binding protein 1a isoform X3; its protein translation is MSASFPKSESTTSLLKSSSAARKPTHLPERATESRRGHHQQHQHQHHHRPAALHSSSSSSSKAEESFLSAECEISARRPLCHPSLIGSPDSGNDAATRGKCKSHSHHSQLPDSPEQNGVKEHCRSSKPTHRHHHRRKQHRDDLPPAAAAPPEAEHPRRSHTHIRTLPRVPSLSDSNDDRAPLCEPRDHKGVSVAISGAQVSSRSPSSCSLVALSSRSSRHSRRSSAASSASDINDRELRPEEMDELRDAFKEFDKNKDGFISCKDLGNCMRTMGYMPTEMELIELSQQINMNLGGHVDFEDFVELMGPKLLAETADMIGIKELKEAFREFDTNGDGAISTSELRDAMRKLLGQQVGLKEVEDILRDVDLNGDGLVDFEEFVRMMSR
- the cabp1a gene encoding calcium-binding protein 1a isoform X1, whose amino-acid sequence is MSASFPKSESTTSLLKSSSAARKPTHLPERATESRRGHHQQHQHQHHHRPAALHSSSSSSSKAEESFLSAECEISARRPLCHPSLIGSPDSGNDAATRGKCKSHSHHSQLPDSPEQNGVKEHCRSSKPTHRHHHRRKQHRDDLPPAAAAPPEAEHPRRSHTHIRTLPRVPSLSDSNDDRAPLCEPRDHKGVSVAISGAQVSSRSPSSCSLVALSSRSSRHSRRSSAASSASDINMLQDAERRFRGVLSCEDMGQAVFLGPYQESIVSMTQNCVLVSNIRLQTFVFLSKGVATCRQPDRELRPEEMDELRDAFKEFDKNKDGFISCKDLGNCMRTMGYMPTEMELIELSQQINMNLGGHVDFEDFVELMGPKLLAETADMIGIKELKEAFREFDTNGDGAISTSELRDAMRKLLGQQVGLKEVEDILRDVDLNGDGLVDFEEFVRMMSR
- the cabp1a gene encoding calcium-binding protein 1a isoform X2; this translates as MSASFPKSESTTSLLKSSSAARKPTHLPERATESRRGHHQQHQHQHHHRPAALHSSSSSSSKAEESFLSAECEISARRPLCHPSLIGSPDSGNDAATRGKCKSHSHHSQLPDSPEQNGVKEHCRSSKPTHRHHHRRKQHRDDLPPAAAAPPEAEHPRRSHTHIRTLPRVPSLSDSNDDRAPLCEPRDHKGVSVAISGAQVSSRSPSSCSLVALSSRSSRHSRRSSAASSASDINVRTILNSLFGQDRELRPEEMDELRDAFKEFDKNKDGFISCKDLGNCMRTMGYMPTEMELIELSQQINMNLGGHVDFEDFVELMGPKLLAETADMIGIKELKEAFREFDTNGDGAISTSELRDAMRKLLGQQVGLKEVEDILRDVDLNGDGLVDFEEFVRMMSR